A single region of the Paraburkholderia sp. SOS3 genome encodes:
- the pilV gene encoding shufflon system plasmid conjugative transfer pilus tip adhesin PilV, with product MKTRTTGQRGFTIVELLAALAIASLAFAGIAMMVNTSLEDARGQQAAQYQSRLAQAAAQLIQQNATALGAAATTTKPVTVKLQGAPYQLSTYLPDGVQNENAYGQTPCLFVYATSNGGLQGLLVTEGGRTIPDAQLGYIAANAGPGGGSIPAAQNTGGAALGAYGAWRFAAPNPANVSCSGVKTGVGHLVSEIFPDNSQGQNTDFLYRVSVPGNPTANTMQVPIVLAQQTDFSPCTAAAGSLAADASSNLLTCSGGQWQPQASLHWRDPVASASDLGDTAKVPHPRLGDVAMTTNTGRAYTFNGTAWQALAVDEAGNLNLGNRQAQGNSCAPNAVDTTPVTTDGTGRVLSCQNGIWQTQSEITPGSNMTECQMMMTTPNATDYAGCAAPPSNNYDAAPFSHNVSNGTYSYTRELTVQLTKPGIVSVTSWAHMNDGLCSTRSGAQAQMSQDIDIFTAAGQQIGHVEAQSPKLTDDSGGINNTITQAAPAGSYQVQVTTNWATYNLISTPWTSSFCGAQGQTIPNTPVAAGWTVNTYY from the coding sequence ATGAAAACGCGTACTACGGGCCAACGCGGCTTTACGATCGTCGAACTACTGGCGGCGCTGGCGATCGCTTCGCTCGCGTTTGCGGGCATTGCGATGATGGTCAATACGTCGTTGGAAGACGCGCGCGGGCAGCAGGCTGCGCAGTATCAGTCGCGGCTTGCACAGGCCGCAGCGCAACTGATCCAGCAAAATGCCACCGCGCTTGGCGCGGCCGCGACCACGACGAAGCCGGTGACGGTGAAGCTGCAAGGTGCGCCTTATCAGTTGTCGACGTATCTGCCCGACGGCGTGCAAAACGAAAACGCGTACGGGCAGACACCGTGTCTGTTCGTCTATGCGACCAGCAACGGCGGACTGCAAGGGCTGCTCGTGACCGAAGGCGGGAGAACCATTCCCGATGCGCAGCTTGGCTACATCGCGGCGAACGCCGGGCCCGGCGGCGGTTCGATACCGGCCGCGCAGAATACCGGCGGCGCGGCGCTCGGCGCCTATGGCGCATGGCGCTTCGCCGCGCCGAATCCGGCGAACGTGTCGTGCTCGGGAGTCAAGACGGGCGTCGGCCATCTGGTCAGCGAAATTTTCCCGGACAATAGCCAGGGCCAAAACACGGACTTTCTGTACCGCGTGAGCGTGCCCGGCAATCCGACTGCCAACACGATGCAGGTGCCGATCGTGCTCGCGCAGCAAACCGACTTCAGCCCATGCACGGCGGCCGCGGGTTCGCTCGCGGCCGACGCAAGCAGTAACCTGCTGACCTGCAGCGGCGGTCAGTGGCAGCCGCAGGCGTCGCTGCACTGGCGCGATCCGGTCGCATCGGCGTCGGATCTCGGCGATACCGCAAAGGTGCCGCACCCGCGGCTCGGCGATGTCGCGATGACCACCAACACCGGGCGCGCTTATACGTTCAACGGCACCGCGTGGCAAGCGTTGGCGGTGGACGAGGCAGGCAACCTGAATCTCGGCAATCGGCAGGCGCAGGGCAATTCGTGCGCGCCGAACGCGGTCGACACGACGCCGGTTACCACGGACGGCACCGGCCGCGTGCTGTCGTGCCAGAACGGCATCTGGCAGACGCAGTCGGAAATCACGCCCGGCAGCAACATGACCGAATGCCAGATGATGATGACGACGCCGAATGCGACCGACTACGCCGGCTGTGCGGCACCACCGTCGAACAATTACGACGCGGCGCCGTTTTCACACAACGTGTCGAACGGCACCTACTCGTACACGCGCGAGCTGACGGTGCAACTCACCAAGCCCGGCATCGTGTCGGTGACGTCGTGGGCTCACATGAACGACGGGCTGTGCAGTACGCGCTCCGGCGCCCAGGCGCAGATGTCGCAAGACATCGATATTTTTACCGCCGCGGGACAGCAGATCGGACATGTCGAAGCGCAGAGCCCGAAGCTGACCGACGACTCCGGCGGCATCAACAACACGATCACGCAGGCGGCGCCCGCCGGCAGCTATCAGGTGCAGGTCACGACCAACTGGGCGACCTACAACCTGATCTCGACGCCGTGGACCAGTTCGTTCTGCGGTGCGCAAGGCCAGACCATTCCGAATACGCCGGTTGCGGCAGGCTGGACCGTGAACACCTACTACTAG
- the pilM gene encoding type IV pilus biogenesis protein PilM, which translates to MIAIWIVVACSALGGLYELIDAGYLQATPAAATFTLAQSMSAYRAALIAYARSHPEFEGSVPAQTLQALLAPNAVDPLWRNYVSPNASTPGSLVVVYASSASAAPAIAGIETLAGGSAFAGVSLNGAVMSPGNPAVPLPTALASAVPNGVPVWMAQAY; encoded by the coding sequence GTGATCGCGATCTGGATCGTCGTGGCGTGCAGCGCGCTTGGCGGCCTGTATGAGCTGATCGACGCCGGCTATCTGCAGGCCACGCCTGCTGCGGCGACCTTTACGCTCGCGCAGAGCATGAGCGCGTACCGCGCGGCGCTGATCGCGTATGCGCGCAGCCATCCGGAATTCGAGGGCAGCGTGCCCGCGCAAACGCTGCAAGCGCTGCTTGCGCCAAACGCCGTGGACCCGCTCTGGCGGAACTACGTGTCGCCGAATGCCTCGACCCCCGGCAGTCTCGTTGTGGTCTATGCGAGCTCGGCGAGCGCCGCACCGGCGATTGCGGGGATCGAAACACTGGCGGGCGGCTCGGCATTCGCGGGCGTCTCGCTCAACGGCGCGGTGATGTCGCCGGGCAACCCGGCGGTGCCGCTTCCCACGGCGCTGGCCAGCGCCGTGCCGAACGGCGTGCCGGTATGGATGGCGCAGGCCTATTGA
- a CDS encoding sensor histidine kinase, whose translation MTEPLALPAAALDALFDSQPWGTIAVDREQRVLFVTAAATRLLQRTIRSGAPFAELMRTYGVTDFDAKGGEHRQEIEFQAGATWLWLTRHAVEDSEPIAAAYALVDITSMRRALGERMESLRFMSHDLRSPQNSIVALTQLHESDPRAFEACGGMQRIAELARYALSIGDKFVLTSMESGLRPHDLVRFDLCATIRSLIPQLDVAAVYRGVALRLWLAEGDAVWMSGVRVFVARALQNLVDNAIRASAPGDPVTVLLKVVDGYAVITVSDAAGGLPGLAARRVMHDFDALAGQSSGAFGLGLKLTARVVQMHGGTLHAQANADTGTDFVMRLPCLTSRRKHAMPGATPGHGGFATLERPDAN comes from the coding sequence ATGACTGAACCGCTCGCGTTGCCGGCCGCCGCGCTCGATGCGCTGTTCGACAGCCAGCCGTGGGGCACGATCGCGGTCGACCGCGAGCAGCGTGTGCTGTTCGTCACGGCGGCGGCAACCCGCCTGCTGCAACGGACGATCCGTAGCGGTGCGCCGTTTGCCGAGCTGATGCGCACGTACGGCGTAACGGACTTCGACGCGAAAGGTGGCGAGCACAGGCAGGAGATCGAATTTCAGGCGGGTGCGACATGGCTCTGGCTGACGCGCCACGCCGTCGAGGATAGCGAGCCGATTGCCGCCGCGTACGCGCTGGTCGACATCACGAGCATGCGTCGTGCGCTCGGCGAGCGGATGGAGTCCCTGCGGTTCATGTCCCACGACCTGCGTTCGCCGCAAAATTCAATCGTCGCGCTCACGCAGCTTCACGAATCGGATCCGCGGGCATTTGAAGCATGCGGTGGCATGCAGCGCATCGCCGAACTGGCGCGTTACGCATTGTCCATCGGCGATAAATTCGTGTTGACGTCGATGGAAAGCGGCTTGCGGCCGCACGATCTCGTACGCTTCGACCTATGCGCGACGATCCGCAGCCTGATTCCGCAGCTCGATGTTGCGGCCGTATATCGCGGTGTGGCGCTGCGTTTGTGGCTGGCAGAAGGCGATGCCGTCTGGATGTCCGGCGTGCGCGTGTTCGTCGCGCGGGCGTTGCAGAATCTTGTCGACAACGCCATTCGCGCGTCCGCACCGGGTGATCCTGTGACAGTTTTGCTAAAGGTCGTGGACGGTTACGCCGTTATCACGGTAAGCGACGCGGCGGGAGGGTTGCCGGGGCTCGCCGCGCGCCGTGTGATGCACGACTTCGATGCGCTTGCAGGCCAATCGTCCGGTGCATTCGGCCTCGGCCTCAAGCTCACAGCGCGCGTCGTGCAGATGCACGGCGGCACGCTGCACGCACAAGCCAATGCCGATACCGGGACCGACTTCGTCATGCGGCTGCCGTGCCTGACCAGCCGGCGCAAACACGCGATGCCAGGCGCAACGCCCGGCCACGGTGGGTTCGCGACGCTCGAGCGCCCGGATGCGAACTGA
- a CDS encoding secretin N-terminal domain-containing protein yields the protein MPGWARLFAMGRHAATVRLPGGSVPVYALCLLYAAYAAIDVAPAVAATRAVPAAVAARQTRAAQASIPWAIARFQYSTSGASVIDVLADLSAATRVPISTGAFDRVGEADAAGASSPAGSTNGRVEGRFDLPPQRFLEMLAHSYDLDWYFDGSVLHVDPASARRTLLLRLNYAPRVALHELLARDGTAADRFPLVDGEGAGVVAVAGPPMFVTFVAHAARRLDSSARAQVRTAVRVIALRNATAADRSSFDNGRRGVIEGVASRARRQLAPPDAAAAGLVEYETPLPVITADARTNSVLIRDRAERLDMDARTVAALDVRAEPVAVDALVAEVDSTAVPALALGVLIPDQNAAAGSAHVRIGDSGGALRARIHALRALRRAHITVEQTLLSADGATADLEVRAGQPLDVASEAASAAGAHGDAAPADGFALRVLPCVVRRDDGTGVRSVALAAEWRSRANVQVVRMVLAPLQGVVMVGTSSEASDARTQLVMLVPHIVDSR from the coding sequence ATGCCGGGATGGGCGCGTCTGTTCGCGATGGGCCGGCACGCGGCAACGGTGCGGCTCCCCGGAGGCTCGGTGCCCGTTTATGCGCTCTGCCTGCTTTACGCGGCGTACGCGGCGATCGACGTCGCCCCGGCCGTCGCCGCAACGCGGGCGGTACCGGCAGCGGTAGCCGCGCGGCAGACGCGCGCGGCGCAGGCCAGCATTCCGTGGGCGATCGCGCGCTTTCAGTATTCGACAAGCGGCGCGAGTGTGATCGACGTGCTGGCCGATCTGTCGGCCGCCACGCGGGTGCCCATTTCGACCGGCGCCTTCGATCGCGTAGGCGAGGCCGATGCGGCCGGTGCGTCGAGTCCTGCCGGTTCGACTAACGGCCGTGTCGAAGGGCGCTTCGATCTCCCGCCGCAGCGTTTTCTCGAGATGCTTGCCCACTCATACGATCTCGACTGGTATTTCGACGGCAGCGTGCTGCACGTCGATCCGGCGAGCGCGCGGCGCACGCTGTTGCTGCGGCTCAACTATGCGCCGCGCGTCGCACTGCACGAATTGCTGGCGCGCGACGGCACGGCCGCGGACCGCTTCCCGCTGGTCGATGGCGAGGGTGCTGGCGTCGTTGCCGTGGCCGGGCCGCCGATGTTTGTCACCTTTGTCGCGCATGCCGCGCGGCGGCTCGATAGCAGCGCGCGTGCGCAGGTGCGTACCGCCGTGCGGGTGATCGCGCTGCGCAATGCCACGGCCGCCGACCGCAGCTCGTTCGACAACGGCCGGCGCGGCGTGATCGAAGGCGTCGCGTCGCGCGCGCGGCGGCAGCTCGCGCCGCCGGACGCTGCCGCGGCCGGTCTCGTCGAATATGAAACGCCACTGCCGGTGATAACCGCGGACGCCCGCACCAACTCCGTTCTGATTCGCGACCGCGCGGAACGGCTCGACATGGATGCACGCACCGTTGCGGCGCTCGACGTGCGGGCCGAACCGGTTGCCGTGGATGCGCTGGTTGCCGAGGTCGATTCAACGGCGGTGCCGGCACTGGCGCTGGGCGTGCTGATCCCTGACCAGAATGCGGCAGCCGGCAGTGCACATGTGCGCATCGGCGACTCGGGCGGTGCGCTGCGCGCGCGAATCCATGCGCTGCGGGCGCTGCGACGTGCGCATATAACGGTCGAGCAGACGCTGCTGAGCGCCGATGGTGCCACCGCCGACCTCGAAGTGCGCGCGGGCCAGCCGCTCGATGTCGCGAGCGAGGCCGCTTCCGCTGCCGGAGCGCACGGCGACGCCGCGCCAGCCGATGGCTTCGCGCTCAGGGTCTTGCCGTGCGTGGTCCGCCGTGACGACGGCACTGGCGTTCGCAGCGTGGCCCTCGCGGCCGAATGGCGCTCGCGCGCGAACGTGCAGGTGGTGCGCATGGTGCTCGCGCCGCTGCAAGGGGTCGTGATGGTCGGGACTTCGAGCGAGGCGAGTGACGCGCGAACCCAACTCGTGATGCTGGTGCCGCATATCGTCGATAGCCGGTGA
- a CDS encoding LLM class flavin-dependent oxidoreductase: MQFGLFITMPAPEPRPAAELYRRALDMARAADTLNFSHLWVAEHHFTNYAHTSRPLLLLSHIVAHTRRLRVGPAIVPLPLHHPLTVAEELATLDVLSGGRVEIGIGKGYQSYQYARFQIDKGDTIERDNEALDVLLAALREPVFRYEGEHFQIPETHLVPQPVQRAMPLWMVVNSSRRESVEQAVWRRANMFTGVLEPISTLTNMRDAWPDLATAMAPLRIGTQRPVYVAQSHAEAEEAAEQALWNGRATWRLRHDQGAVIDGIVPAGALPHEPTIAALRDDHTVIGTVDECVHQLRRIRDGLCCDYFSASFWFGALAHPRVMASMQRFARDVIPALQTAAHSAAA; the protein is encoded by the coding sequence ATGCAATTTGGCCTCTTTATTACGATGCCCGCCCCTGAACCGCGTCCCGCTGCCGAGCTGTACCGCCGCGCGCTCGACATGGCACGCGCCGCGGATACGCTGAACTTCAGCCATCTGTGGGTGGCGGAGCATCACTTCACGAATTACGCGCACACGTCGCGTCCCCTGTTGCTGCTGTCGCATATCGTCGCGCACACGCGGCGGCTGCGCGTCGGGCCCGCGATCGTGCCACTGCCGCTGCATCATCCGCTGACGGTCGCCGAAGAACTCGCGACGCTCGATGTGCTGAGCGGCGGGCGCGTCGAAATCGGCATCGGCAAGGGCTACCAGAGCTACCAGTACGCGCGTTTCCAGATCGATAAAGGCGACACTATCGAGCGCGACAACGAAGCGCTCGACGTGCTGCTTGCCGCCTTGCGCGAACCCGTGTTCCGGTACGAGGGCGAGCATTTCCAGATTCCGGAGACTCACCTCGTGCCCCAGCCCGTACAGCGCGCGATGCCGCTGTGGATGGTCGTCAATTCGAGTCGCCGCGAGTCGGTCGAGCAGGCAGTGTGGCGCCGCGCAAACATGTTCACGGGCGTGCTCGAGCCGATCTCGACGCTGACCAATATGCGTGACGCATGGCCCGACCTCGCGACGGCGATGGCGCCGCTGCGCATCGGTACGCAGCGGCCGGTCTACGTCGCGCAGAGTCACGCGGAAGCGGAGGAAGCGGCAGAACAGGCACTGTGGAACGGCCGCGCGACCTGGCGTTTGCGCCACGACCAGGGCGCGGTGATCGACGGCATCGTGCCGGCCGGTGCCTTGCCTCATGAACCGACCATCGCCGCGCTGCGCGACGACCACACGGTGATCGGCACGGTCGACGAATGCGTGCACCAGTTGCGCAGGATTCGCGACGGGCTCTGCTGCGATTACTTCAGCGCGAGCTTCTGGTTCGGCGCGCTGGCGCACCCGCGCGTGATGGCGTCGATGCAACGCTTCGCACGCGATGTGATCCCTGCCCTGCAGACTGCCGCGCACAGCGCCGCAGCATGA
- a CDS encoding type 4 pilus major pilin, with the protein MKTRRALRGPRAAQRGASLLEAIAYLGVAAIVVIGAIALLNGAFSSANTNAVNEQVSAIQTGVKKLYMGQAGGYGNLGNSVLASAGVFPSTLTPSAATNTVTNTWNGAVTVQGTGPTFTITYENVPRSVCVNAVTAGGSWVSININNNNETTLPVPPDTAATDCNSETTNTIVWTST; encoded by the coding sequence ATGAAAACCAGGCGGGCGTTGCGCGGCCCGCGCGCCGCACAGCGCGGCGCCTCGCTGCTCGAGGCGATCGCGTATCTGGGCGTGGCGGCGATCGTCGTGATCGGCGCGATCGCGCTCCTCAACGGCGCATTCAGCAGCGCGAACACCAACGCGGTAAACGAGCAGGTCAGCGCGATTCAGACCGGCGTGAAGAAGCTCTACATGGGGCAGGCGGGCGGCTACGGCAATCTCGGCAACAGCGTGCTCGCGAGCGCAGGCGTGTTTCCGTCGACGCTCACGCCGTCCGCCGCGACGAATACCGTCACCAACACGTGGAACGGCGCGGTGACCGTGCAGGGCACCGGTCCGACGTTCACGATCACGTATGAGAACGTGCCGCGCAGCGTATGTGTGAACGCGGTCACCGCGGGGGGCAGTTGGGTGTCGATCAATATCAACAATAACAACGAGACCACCTTACCGGTGCCGCCCGATACCGCGGCGACCGATTGCAATTCGGAGACGACCAACACGATCGTCTGGACCTCGACGTGA
- a CDS encoding molecular chaperone Tir: MSIERFAEIVRDVCAVVGLPDPDHVLQTRTVEVEGFDVRLDHFENDPQAMYVNFHYGTVTAGRTLAIFRLMLEANLLIYAQDQAQLGLDGDTGGIVLILRLPLTPDVDGVVVADLFAHYAEHGRYWRNNIIESGDEMFAGIIAGDYFWLRA; this comes from the coding sequence ATGAGCATCGAACGATTCGCCGAGATCGTGCGCGACGTGTGCGCGGTGGTCGGCCTCCCCGACCCGGACCATGTGTTGCAGACACGCACCGTCGAAGTGGAAGGCTTCGACGTACGGCTCGATCATTTCGAGAACGACCCGCAGGCGATGTACGTGAATTTCCATTACGGCACGGTCACCGCCGGCCGCACGCTGGCGATATTCCGGCTCATGCTCGAGGCCAACCTGCTGATCTACGCACAGGATCAGGCGCAACTCGGACTCGACGGCGACACCGGCGGCATCGTGCTGATTCTCCGCTTGCCGCTCACGCCGGATGTCGATGGAGTCGTGGTCGCCGACCTGTTCGCGCACTATGCGGAACACGGCCGCTACTGGCGCAACAACATCATCGAATCCGGCGACGAGATGTTCGCCGGCATCATCGCCGGCGACTATTTCTGGCTGCGCGCCTAG
- the sctS gene encoding type III secretion system export apparatus subunit SctS has protein sequence MNTEDLIGLTTQGLLLCLYVSLPVIIVSALSGLLISFVQAVTSLQDQSISHCVKLVAVLATLALTGAWGGSAILRFATQLLTTAVPS, from the coding sequence ATGAACACCGAAGACCTGATCGGACTCACGACGCAAGGGCTGCTGCTATGCCTGTACGTGTCGTTGCCCGTCATCATCGTATCCGCGCTGTCGGGGCTGCTGATCTCGTTCGTGCAGGCGGTCACGTCGCTGCAGGATCAGTCGATCTCGCATTGCGTCAAGCTGGTCGCGGTGCTGGCCACGCTCGCATTGACCGGCGCATGGGGCGGCTCGGCCATCCTGCGCTTCGCGACGCAACTGCTCACGACCGCGGTACCGTCATGA
- the sctC gene encoding type III secretion system outer membrane ring subunit SctC — translation MKRFVKAVLLAALALGCVTVPAAPVRWRTTQIDYSADAKDIKDVLRDFSASQNIPANISKDVAGSVTGKFHMPPQRFLDTLASSFGFVWYYDGQVLDIVLPEEMKSSLVKLDHASAGELRDTLAAMHVADPRFRITYDDAQGAAIVNGPPNYVQLVSDIAARLDANTSHRAGTVVRVFALHHAWAMDRTVNIEGTSATLPGVATVLNSMYHPNQAGASTYGAAPGATSVANVQHARGVNDVSGSALGGAPMPPLPPGAQGGSGGGAYAAPQAGNPQSSSLFSGLTGRASPQLSGALGQAGIPGSPAGAQQDNDMLPVIQPDQRTNSVLIRDTPDRMDQYPELIARLDVKPRLIEIEAHIFEVDTDSLAQLGVNWTAHNSHVDLQTGNGAGTQNVYNGTLAPTFGNTTLPGGVTAAASPAGAALTTVLGNAGRYLLANVNALEQHNKAKIEASPKVATLDNVEADMSNDTQFFVRVSGYTSADLYSVSTGVSLRVLPMVVDENGRTQIKLDVAIQDGQLSGQTVDNIPVISSSNINTSAFVNDGEALLVAGYKAANITHNLTGVPLLSKIPLLGNLFKSTDNEDSHMERLFLLTPHIIDL, via the coding sequence ATGAAACGATTCGTCAAAGCTGTTCTGCTTGCCGCCCTGGCGCTTGGCTGCGTCACCGTACCCGCGGCGCCGGTACGCTGGCGGACCACGCAGATCGACTACTCCGCCGACGCGAAGGATATCAAGGACGTGCTGCGCGATTTTTCCGCGAGCCAGAATATTCCGGCGAACATCTCGAAGGACGTGGCGGGCAGCGTGACGGGCAAGTTCCACATGCCGCCGCAGCGCTTCCTCGACACGCTCGCGTCGTCGTTCGGCTTCGTCTGGTATTACGACGGGCAAGTGCTCGATATCGTGCTGCCCGAAGAGATGAAGAGTTCGCTCGTGAAGCTCGATCATGCTAGCGCCGGGGAACTGCGCGACACGCTTGCGGCGATGCATGTCGCCGATCCGCGCTTTCGCATCACCTACGACGATGCGCAAGGTGCGGCGATCGTCAACGGCCCGCCGAACTATGTGCAACTGGTATCCGATATTGCCGCGCGTCTCGATGCCAATACGTCGCATCGCGCGGGCACCGTGGTCCGCGTGTTTGCGCTGCATCACGCGTGGGCCATGGACCGCACGGTAAATATCGAAGGCACGTCGGCGACGTTGCCCGGCGTCGCGACCGTGCTCAACAGCATGTATCACCCGAATCAGGCGGGCGCGTCGACGTATGGCGCGGCGCCAGGCGCAACCAGCGTGGCGAACGTGCAGCACGCGCGGGGCGTGAACGATGTGTCGGGTAGCGCGCTGGGCGGCGCGCCGATGCCGCCGCTGCCGCCCGGCGCGCAAGGCGGCTCGGGCGGCGGCGCCTATGCGGCGCCGCAGGCGGGCAATCCGCAAAGCTCGAGCCTCTTCAGCGGTCTGACTGGTCGCGCGTCGCCGCAACTTTCGGGCGCACTCGGCCAGGCCGGCATACCGGGTTCGCCCGCCGGCGCGCAGCAGGACAACGACATGCTGCCGGTCATCCAGCCGGACCAGCGCACGAACTCGGTGTTGATTCGCGACACGCCGGACCGCATGGACCAGTATCCGGAACTGATTGCACGCCTTGACGTGAAGCCGCGTCTGATCGAGATCGAAGCGCATATCTTCGAGGTCGATACCGACTCGCTCGCACAGCTTGGCGTGAACTGGACCGCCCACAACAGCCATGTCGACCTGCAAACCGGAAATGGCGCCGGCACGCAGAACGTATACAACGGCACGCTCGCGCCAACCTTCGGCAATACGACGTTGCCGGGCGGCGTGACCGCAGCCGCTTCGCCCGCCGGCGCCGCGCTCACCACGGTGCTCGGCAACGCCGGGCGTTATCTGCTGGCCAACGTGAATGCGCTGGAGCAGCACAACAAGGCGAAGATCGAAGCGAGTCCGAAGGTGGCGACGCTCGACAACGTTGAAGCCGATATGAGCAACGACACGCAGTTTTTCGTGCGTGTGAGCGGCTACACGTCGGCCGACCTGTACAGCGTGTCGACCGGCGTGTCGCTGCGCGTGCTGCCGATGGTGGTCGACGAGAACGGGCGCACGCAGATCAAACTCGACGTCGCGATTCAGGACGGCCAGCTAAGCGGCCAGACCGTCGACAACATTCCGGTGATTTCGAGCAGCAACATCAATACGTCGGCATTCGTCAACGATGGCGAGGCGCTGCTGGTGGCGGGCTACAAGGCCGCCAACATCACGCACAATCTCACCGGCGTACCGTTGCTCTCGAAGATTCCGCTACTCGGCAATCTGTTCAAGTCGACCGATAACGAGGACAGCCACATGGAGCGGCTCTTTCTTCTGACGCCGCATATCATCGACCTATGA
- a CDS encoding response regulator transcription factor, translated as MVRKQIRIVLAEDDVIQQSLLVSWLKAEGYHVDAFDNGLDARNHLSNHWADLMILDWDLPGIPGDRLLTWVRARSSSTVPVIFQTVHSDEEDIVRILDTGADDFLVKPFDRMVLLARIRALLRRFNNTASDSRQMIVGRYLLDRANLSISGGDLMHTLGTKEFDLLWHLASHRGTVVQRQDLHSVVWGWDGGATSRSVDMYVSRLRANLKAIGVEWTIQSVYAKGYRLNMSDDGGVNVDASRTNRNPSAVPV; from the coding sequence ATGGTGCGCAAGCAGATTCGAATCGTTCTCGCTGAAGATGATGTGATCCAGCAATCGCTGCTGGTGTCGTGGCTCAAGGCGGAGGGCTATCACGTCGATGCGTTCGACAATGGCCTCGACGCCCGGAACCATCTGTCCAACCACTGGGCGGACCTGATGATCCTGGACTGGGATTTACCCGGTATACCGGGTGACAGGCTGCTCACGTGGGTGCGCGCCCGCTCGAGCTCGACGGTGCCCGTGATTTTCCAGACGGTCCATTCGGACGAAGAGGACATCGTTCGCATTCTTGACACCGGTGCCGACGATTTTCTCGTGAAGCCGTTCGACAGGATGGTGCTGCTCGCGCGCATTCGCGCGTTGCTGCGGCGTTTCAACAACACGGCGAGCGACAGCCGGCAGATGATCGTCGGGCGCTACCTGCTCGATCGCGCGAACCTCAGCATCTCGGGCGGCGATCTGATGCACACGCTCGGTACGAAGGAGTTCGATCTGTTGTGGCACCTTGCGTCGCATCGCGGCACGGTCGTCCAACGCCAGGACCTGCATTCGGTTGTCTGGGGCTGGGACGGCGGCGCGACGAGCCGCTCGGTCGACATGTACGTGAGCCGGTTGCGCGCGAATCTGAAGGCGATCGGCGTCGAATGGACGATCCAGTCGGTGTACGCGAAGGGCTACCGGCTCAATATGAGCGACGACGGCGGCGTGAACGTCGACGCGTCGCGCACGAACCGCAATCCCTCTGCCGTGCCGGTGTAG
- a CDS encoding type II secretion system F family protein — MRLDLNRRWARLQAGPDARLRIYRKIEKMLSNGLPLLKVLEELELRASREGRRPNEPAAIMLGEWRQVVQNGGTLAEGMEGWVPQAEQMIVMAGEQSGRIETALRSLNVIVVSGRRIRQAITGGLAYPFALLTMTLAYLYLFGARVIPQFAVIVSPQRWHGTAHLLYLLSRFAQGWMGYCVLIGVLCGALLAYSMPRWSGRLRNSLDLFPPYSIYRLVVGVSFLTAFASMQAAGFTVEKSLARLSANARPWLRERIEDMLFGVKSGLNVGEAMRNTGHRFPSREIVDDLCVYAEYKGFAEALKTLADEWMEAGVERVAAQMRVLNGAAIVLLALLMGVLITGFFGIQQEIAAMTRSLH, encoded by the coding sequence ATGCGTCTTGATCTGAACCGCAGGTGGGCGCGCCTGCAGGCCGGGCCCGACGCGCGACTGCGCATCTATCGCAAGATCGAAAAGATGCTGTCCAACGGGCTGCCGCTGTTGAAGGTGCTCGAAGAACTCGAACTGCGCGCATCGCGCGAAGGCCGCAGGCCGAACGAGCCGGCCGCGATCATGCTCGGCGAGTGGCGCCAGGTTGTGCAGAACGGCGGCACGCTCGCCGAAGGCATGGAAGGCTGGGTGCCACAGGCCGAGCAGATGATCGTCATGGCGGGCGAGCAGTCGGGCCGTATCGAAACGGCGCTGCGCTCGCTGAACGTGATCGTCGTGTCGGGCCGCCGCATTCGCCAGGCGATCACGGGCGGCCTCGCGTACCCGTTCGCGTTGCTCACCATGACGCTTGCCTACCTCTATCTGTTCGGTGCCCGTGTGATTCCCCAGTTCGCGGTCATCGTCAGCCCGCAGCGCTGGCATGGCACCGCCCATCTGCTGTATCTGCTGTCGCGCTTCGCGCAGGGCTGGATGGGATATTGCGTGCTGATCGGCGTGCTGTGCGGCGCGCTGCTCGCGTACTCGATGCCGCGCTGGTCCGGGCGGCTGCGCAATTCGCTCGACCTCTTTCCGCCGTATTCGATTTACCGGCTGGTGGTCGGCGTCAGTTTCCTGACGGCATTCGCATCGATGCAGGCGGCCGGCTTCACCGTCGAAAAATCGCTGGCACGCCTGTCGGCAAATGCGCGCCCCTGGCTGCGCGAGCGTATCGAAGACATGCTGTTCGGCGTGAAGTCTGGCCTCAACGTCGGCGAAGCGATGCGCAACACGGGCCATCGCTTTCCGTCGCGCGAGATCGTCGACGATCTGTGCGTGTATGCCGAATACAAGGGATTCGCGGAAGCCCTGAAGACGCTCGCGGACGAATGGATGGAAGCGGGCGTCGAACGGGTTGCCGCGCAAATGCGGGTGTTGAACGGCGCGGCGATCGTCCTGCTTGCGCTGCTCATGGGCGTGCTGATTACCGGTTTTTTCGGCATTCAGCAGGAAATCGCGGCGATGACACGGTCGCTGCACTGA